In one window of Nocardia brasiliensis DNA:
- a CDS encoding F0F1 ATP synthase subunit B, producing MNEFSVLAAGSGEDVNPLLPETYDIVWSVVCVAVIAVLFYKYVIPRLMKVLDERADKIEGGIKRAEVAQEEAQLTLQQYQQQLADARLEAARIREEARTQGQQILAQMRAEAQAESDRIVAAGQHQLEAQRQHILTELRTELGQTAVDLAEKIIGQSVSDEAKQAASIERFLAELDDESKAGIGVGR from the coding sequence ATGAACGAGTTCTCTGTTCTCGCAGCGGGAAGCGGAGAGGATGTGAATCCTCTTCTCCCCGAGACTTACGACATCGTCTGGTCCGTGGTCTGCGTCGCGGTTATCGCGGTTCTCTTCTACAAGTACGTGATCCCACGTCTGATGAAGGTGCTCGACGAGCGCGCCGACAAGATCGAGGGCGGCATCAAGCGCGCCGAGGTCGCCCAGGAAGAGGCCCAGCTCACGCTGCAGCAGTACCAGCAGCAGCTGGCCGACGCCCGGCTCGAGGCCGCACGCATCCGTGAGGAAGCGCGCACCCAGGGCCAGCAGATCCTCGCGCAGATGCGCGCGGAGGCCCAGGCCGAAAGCGACCGCATCGTCGCCGCTGGTCAGCACCAGCTGGAGGCGCAGCGCCAGCACATCCTGACCGAACTGCGCACCGAACTCGGCCAGACCGCCGTAGATTTGGCCGAAAAGATTATCGGACAGTCGGTTTCGGACGAAGCTAAGCAGGCTGCGTCCATCGAGCGGTTCCTGGCCGAACTCGATGACGAGTCGAAAGCCGGCATCGGGGTCGGAAGGTAG
- a CDS encoding DUF2550 domain-containing protein, whose protein sequence is MVLLIILVLTLVFLALASTYRLIMLRRGGTAAILRVLPARGGQGWRHGLIRYDEDRLVFFKLTSLKLGPDCTIHRQGIEIGDRRAPVGDEYDIMTDDIAVIAVTDRDGSYELALDRAAHTAFLSWVESRPSDRTRRMR, encoded by the coding sequence ATGGTTCTCCTGATCATTCTGGTGCTCACGCTCGTGTTCCTCGCCCTTGCCTCGACCTATCGCCTGATCATGTTGCGCCGCGGCGGCACCGCCGCGATCCTGCGGGTGCTGCCCGCGCGCGGCGGGCAGGGCTGGCGGCACGGACTGATCCGCTACGACGAGGACCGATTGGTCTTTTTCAAGCTGACCAGCCTCAAGCTCGGACCCGATTGCACGATTCATCGTCAGGGCATCGAGATCGGTGACCGCCGCGCACCGGTCGGCGACGAGTACGACATCATGACCGACGACATCGCGGTGATCGCGGTGACCGACCGCGACGGCAGCTACGAGCTGGCTCTGGATCGCGCCGCGCACACCGCGTTTCTTTCCTGGGTGGAGTCGCGGCCGTCCGACCGCACCCGACGGATGCGCTAG
- a CDS encoding L-threonylcarbamoyladenylate synthase → MSTVYDCADPDLRAAGLTAATSALKSGRLVVLPTDTLYGLAADAFDATAVSSLLAAKRRGRDMPVPVLVGSWNTIDGLVFSVRPQARELIRAFWPGGLSLVVQQAPSLAWDLGDTRGTVMLRMPLHPVALDLLREVGPLAVSSANVSGQPPAQTAAQARDQLGELVATYLDGGPATHAVASTIVDLTADQPRVLREGAVSIGDIADVLGMSPEALSSASVR, encoded by the coding sequence GTGAGTACCGTCTACGACTGCGCGGATCCCGACCTGCGCGCCGCCGGACTGACCGCAGCCACCAGCGCGCTGAAATCCGGCAGGCTGGTCGTGCTGCCGACCGACACGCTCTACGGTCTGGCCGCGGACGCCTTCGATGCCACCGCCGTGAGCTCGCTGCTCGCGGCGAAGCGCCGCGGCCGGGACATGCCGGTGCCGGTGCTGGTCGGTTCCTGGAACACCATCGACGGCCTGGTCTTCTCGGTGCGCCCGCAGGCGCGGGAGCTGATTCGGGCGTTCTGGCCCGGCGGCTTGAGTCTCGTTGTGCAGCAGGCGCCTTCGCTCGCCTGGGACCTGGGTGACACCCGCGGCACGGTGATGCTGCGGATGCCGCTGCACCCGGTCGCGCTCGATCTGCTGCGCGAGGTCGGCCCGCTCGCCGTCTCCAGCGCCAATGTCTCCGGGCAGCCGCCCGCGCAGACCGCCGCGCAGGCCCGTGATCAATTGGGCGAGCTGGTCGCCACCTATCTCGACGGTGGTCCCGCCACGCACGCCGTCGCGTCCACCATCGTCGATCTGACCGCCGATCAGCCGCGCGTGCTGCGCGAGGGTGCCGTATCGATCGGCGATATCGCCGACGTCCTCGGCATGTCGCCGGAGGCGCTGTCCAGCGCCTCCGTCCGATGA
- the prmC gene encoding peptide chain release factor N(5)-glutamine methyltransferase, producing MSTTRVALRPAINDAVETLRAAGVHSPQADAEYLAAHVLGVQRSRLLMTPLITPGELADYRAIVVRRAQRIPLQHLIGTAAMGEIELMVGPGVFVPRPETELLFAWALAQLAALPHDHAPLVVDLCTGSGALALAIAHARPDAEVHAVELDPAALHWVRRNADRRGAEGDTPIVLHAADVTDPNLLTELDGRVDVVVANPPYIPDGAQLDPEVADHDPHLALFGGPDGLDVIRAMVPTIARLLRAGGSTAIEHDDTNGSALAALLAAGAFADVVEHPDLAGKPRFVAANRP from the coding sequence ATGTCGACAACCCGGGTGGCCCTGCGCCCCGCCATCAACGACGCCGTCGAGACGTTGCGGGCGGCGGGGGTGCACAGCCCGCAGGCCGACGCGGAATACCTTGCCGCGCATGTGCTCGGGGTGCAGCGCAGCCGGTTGCTGATGACGCCGCTCATCACGCCGGGGGAGTTGGCCGACTACCGCGCCATCGTGGTGCGCCGAGCGCAACGAATTCCGTTGCAACACTTGATCGGAACCGCGGCCATGGGCGAGATCGAGCTCATGGTCGGGCCCGGCGTGTTCGTGCCGCGACCGGAGACCGAGCTGCTGTTCGCCTGGGCGCTTGCGCAATTGGCGGCGCTGCCGCACGATCACGCCCCGCTGGTGGTCGATCTGTGCACCGGTTCTGGCGCGCTCGCGTTGGCCATCGCGCACGCCAGGCCCGACGCCGAGGTGCACGCCGTGGAACTCGATCCCGCCGCCCTGCACTGGGTCCGGCGCAACGCGGATCGGCGCGGCGCCGAGGGGGACACCCCGATCGTCCTGCACGCCGCCGACGTCACCGACCCGAACCTGCTGACCGAGCTCGACGGCCGCGTCGATGTCGTGGTGGCCAATCCGCCCTACATCCCCGACGGCGCGCAGCTCGATCCCGAGGTGGCCGACCACGACCCGCACCTGGCCCTGTTCGGCGGCCCGGACGGCCTGGACGTCATCCGCGCCATGGTGCCCACCATCGCCCGGCTGTTGCGTGCGGGCGGCAGCACGGCCATCGAGCACGACGACACCAACGGTTCCGCGCTGGCCGCGTTGCTGGCGGCCGGTGCTTTCGCCGACGTCGTCGAGCATCCGGACTTAGCGGGCAAACCACGCTTCGTTGCCGCAAATCGCCCCTGA
- a CDS encoding glycosyltransferase family 4 protein: protein MTGSGAVVPLRELLLVLLISAVITFLATGGIRTLAIGFGAVAVPRERDVHVKPIPRMGGVGIYVGVVGAMLFAHQLPALRRGFDYSPNIPAAVLVAATIIVAVGIVDDRWGLDALTKFAGQVTAAGVMAVMGLSWYSIYNPFNNTTVFLDALQGGLVTVAVTVTLVNAMNFVDGLDGLAAGLGLIAAIAVFVFSLGLMNEQGGSVDTYPPALLAAALAGACLGFLPHNFQPARIFMGDSGSMLIGLVLAAVSTSASGRIPLQGFGPRDIVGLLSPLLLVGAVMFIPVLDLVLAIVRRVRAGVSFSTPDKMHLHHRLLQIGHSHRRVVLLIYLWVGILAFGAVGTALMDRRLVILLMAGGLVFALVVTAIPGLRRGEEAEHHPPSG, encoded by the coding sequence ATGACCGGTTCCGGTGCGGTGGTTCCCCTGCGGGAGCTGCTGCTGGTTCTGCTCATCTCCGCGGTGATCACCTTCCTCGCCACCGGCGGAATCCGTACGCTCGCCATCGGTTTCGGCGCCGTCGCCGTGCCGCGCGAGCGCGACGTGCACGTCAAGCCGATCCCGCGGATGGGCGGCGTCGGCATCTACGTCGGCGTGGTCGGCGCGATGCTGTTCGCGCATCAATTGCCCGCGCTGCGAAGAGGATTCGACTACAGCCCGAATATCCCGGCCGCGGTGCTGGTGGCCGCGACGATCATCGTCGCGGTCGGCATCGTCGACGACCGGTGGGGCCTGGACGCGCTCACCAAGTTCGCCGGGCAGGTGACCGCCGCCGGTGTCATGGCCGTGATGGGGCTGAGCTGGTACAGCATCTACAACCCGTTCAACAACACCACGGTGTTCCTGGACGCGTTGCAGGGTGGCCTGGTCACGGTCGCGGTGACCGTCACCCTGGTGAACGCGATGAACTTCGTCGACGGGCTCGACGGGCTGGCGGCCGGGCTCGGTCTGATCGCCGCGATCGCGGTGTTCGTGTTCTCGCTCGGTCTGATGAACGAGCAGGGCGGCTCGGTCGACACCTATCCGCCCGCCCTGCTGGCCGCCGCGCTGGCGGGCGCGTGCCTGGGCTTCCTGCCGCACAATTTCCAGCCCGCGCGCATCTTCATGGGCGACTCGGGCTCGATGCTGATCGGGCTGGTGCTCGCCGCGGTGTCGACCAGCGCGTCCGGGCGCATCCCGCTGCAGGGATTCGGCCCGCGCGACATCGTCGGGCTGCTCTCGCCGCTGCTGCTGGTCGGCGCGGTGATGTTCATTCCGGTGCTGGATCTGGTGCTGGCCATCGTGCGACGGGTGCGCGCGGGTGTGAGTTTCTCCACTCCGGACAAGATGCACCTGCACCATCGGCTGCTGCAGATCGGGCATTCGCATCGGCGCGTGGTGCTGCTCATCTACCTGTGGGTCGGCATCCTCGCTTTCGGCGCCGTCGGTACCGCCCTGATGGACCGTCGACTGGTCATCCTGCTGATGGCGGGCGGTCTGGTCTTCGCCCTCGTGGTGACCGCGATCCCGGGCCTGCGCCGCGGGGAGGAAGCCGAGCACCATCCGCCCTCCGGGTAA
- a CDS encoding F0F1 ATP synthase subunit epsilon, which translates to MSEMSVDLVAVERLLWSGQASFVSAQTTEGQIGIMPGHEPLLGQLVEGGIVSIVDTDGQRIVAAVHGGFFSVTATTVRILAESAEFADEVDVEAARRVLADSAASEEDQLAAQAQVRAVEQIANA; encoded by the coding sequence ATGTCGGAAATGTCAGTTGATCTCGTTGCGGTCGAACGACTGCTCTGGTCCGGCCAGGCATCGTTCGTCAGCGCGCAGACGACCGAGGGCCAGATCGGCATCATGCCGGGCCACGAGCCGCTGCTCGGCCAGCTGGTGGAGGGTGGCATCGTGTCCATCGTCGACACCGACGGTCAGCGGATCGTCGCGGCGGTGCACGGCGGCTTCTTCTCGGTGACCGCGACCACGGTCCGGATCCTGGCCGAGTCCGCGGAGTTCGCGGACGAGGTGGATGTCGAGGCGGCACGTCGCGTGCTGGCCGACTCGGCGGCCAGCGAGGAAGACCAGCTGGCGGCGCAAGCCCAGGTACGCGCGGTGGAGCAGATCGCGAACGCGTAA
- the atpA gene encoding F0F1 ATP synthase subunit alpha, translating into MAELTISSDEIRSAIESYTQSYTPETSIEEVGVVTDTADGIAHVSGLPSAMANELLEFPGGVLGVALNLEDREIGAVILGEYADLEEGQQVRRTGDVLSVPVGDKFLGRVVDPLGQPIDGLGEIEAEEQRVLELQAATVLERQPVEEPLATGITAIDALTAIGRGQRQLVIGDRKTGKTAVCIDAILAQKANWDSGDPSKQVRCIYVAIGQKGSTIAGVKTALEEHGALEYTTIVAAPASDSAGFKWLAPYTGSAIGQHWMYQGKHVLIVFDDLTKQAEAYRAISLLLRRPPGREAYPGDVFYLHSRLLERCAKLSDEMGAGSMTGLPIIETKANDISAFIPTNVISITDGQVFLESDLFNKGVRPAINVGTSVSRVGGAAQTKGMKKVAGSLRLEMAQFRELEAFSAFASDLDAASLAQLERGARWVELLKQDQYSPVAVEDQIVSIYLVDAGYYDSVPVADIRRFNRELLEHLHRSAADAFKTIEGGKVLADEAADQIKAETDKFKQGFLASDGTRVVNEAEAGDLEHEEVETLSVTRKHVEK; encoded by the coding sequence ATGGCGGAGCTGACGATCTCCTCCGACGAGATCCGTAGCGCGATCGAGAGCTACACCCAGAGCTACACCCCGGAAACCTCCATCGAGGAAGTCGGTGTTGTCACCGACACCGCCGACGGCATCGCGCACGTGAGCGGTCTGCCCTCGGCGATGGCCAATGAGCTGCTCGAGTTCCCGGGTGGTGTGCTGGGCGTGGCCCTGAACCTCGAGGACCGCGAAATCGGTGCGGTCATCCTCGGCGAGTACGCCGACCTCGAAGAGGGCCAGCAGGTCCGCCGCACCGGCGACGTGCTCTCGGTGCCCGTCGGCGACAAGTTCCTCGGCCGCGTGGTCGACCCGCTCGGTCAGCCGATCGACGGTCTCGGCGAGATCGAGGCCGAAGAGCAGCGCGTGCTCGAGCTGCAGGCCGCGACCGTGCTGGAGCGCCAGCCGGTCGAGGAGCCGCTGGCCACCGGCATCACCGCCATCGACGCCCTCACCGCGATCGGCCGCGGCCAGCGTCAGCTGGTCATCGGTGACCGCAAGACCGGCAAGACCGCGGTCTGCATCGACGCGATCCTGGCGCAGAAGGCCAACTGGGATTCCGGTGATCCGTCGAAGCAGGTGCGCTGCATCTACGTCGCCATCGGTCAGAAGGGCTCCACCATCGCGGGCGTCAAGACCGCGCTGGAAGAGCACGGTGCGCTGGAGTACACCACCATCGTCGCGGCCCCCGCTTCGGACTCCGCCGGCTTCAAATGGCTTGCGCCGTACACCGGTTCGGCCATCGGCCAGCACTGGATGTACCAGGGCAAGCACGTTCTCATCGTGTTCGACGACCTGACCAAGCAGGCCGAGGCCTACCGCGCCATCTCGCTGCTGCTGCGTCGCCCGCCGGGCCGCGAGGCGTACCCGGGTGACGTCTTCTACCTGCACTCGCGTCTGCTGGAGCGTTGCGCCAAGCTCTCCGACGAGATGGGCGCCGGCTCGATGACCGGTCTGCCGATCATCGAGACCAAGGCCAACGACATCTCGGCGTTCATCCCGACCAACGTCATCTCCATCACCGACGGCCAGGTCTTCCTCGAGTCCGACCTGTTCAACAAGGGCGTCCGGCCGGCGATCAACGTCGGTACCTCGGTCTCCCGTGTCGGTGGCGCCGCGCAGACCAAGGGCATGAAGAAGGTCGCCGGCTCGCTGCGTCTGGAAATGGCCCAGTTCCGCGAGCTGGAGGCGTTCTCCGCGTTCGCCTCCGACCTCGACGCGGCCTCGCTCGCTCAGCTCGAGCGCGGTGCCCGCTGGGTCGAGCTGCTCAAGCAGGACCAGTACTCGCCGGTCGCCGTCGAGGACCAGATCGTCTCGATCTACCTGGTCGACGCGGGCTACTACGACTCGGTTCCGGTCGCCGACATCCGTCGGTTCAACCGTGAGCTGCTCGAGCACCTGCACCGCTCCGCCGCCGACGCCTTCAAGACCATCGAGGGCGGCAAGGTGCTCGCGGACGAGGCCGCCGACCAGATCAAGGCCGAGACCGACAAGTTCAAGCAGGGCTTCCTCGCCTCCGACGGCACCCGCGTCGTGAACGAGGCCGAGGCGGGCGACCTCGAGCACGAAGAGGTCGAGACCCTCTCGGTCACTCGCAAGCACGTCGAGAAGTGA
- a CDS encoding F0F1 ATP synthase subunit gamma: protein MASLRELRSRIRGVNSIKKITKAQELIATSRISKAQARVAAAKPYAEEITKVLSELASASQNLTHPLLTERADPRRAAVLVITSDSGMAGGYNSNVLKRAEELMHTLRGEGKEPVIYVMGNKGLTYYTFRNRTPVASWTGFSQQPKYTDASAACNHLVEAFMAGSDGTVPAPNGTGDIAGVDELHIVYTRFVSMLTQTPEVRRLAPIQVSFVDENFDMGEDFVSDSPTADVHAQYEFEPDASVLLAALLPKYINTRIYSSLLEAAASESAARRTAMKAATDNANELATDLSRQANSVRQAQITQEISEIVGGVNALAASSDRD from the coding sequence ATGGCAAGCTTGCGTGAATTGCGCTCCCGCATTCGTGGTGTGAATTCGATCAAGAAGATCACCAAGGCCCAGGAGCTGATCGCGACATCGCGAATCTCCAAGGCGCAGGCCAGGGTCGCGGCCGCCAAGCCCTATGCCGAGGAAATCACCAAGGTCCTCAGCGAGCTGGCGAGCGCGTCGCAGAACCTGACCCATCCGCTGCTGACCGAGCGTGCCGACCCGCGCCGGGCGGCCGTGCTGGTGATCACCAGTGACAGCGGCATGGCCGGTGGCTACAACTCCAACGTGCTCAAGCGCGCCGAGGAGTTGATGCACACGCTGCGTGGCGAGGGCAAGGAACCGGTGATCTACGTGATGGGCAACAAGGGCCTCACGTACTACACCTTCCGCAACCGCACGCCGGTCGCGTCGTGGACGGGCTTCTCGCAGCAGCCGAAGTACACCGATGCCTCGGCGGCCTGCAACCACCTGGTAGAGGCCTTCATGGCCGGCTCCGACGGCACGGTTCCCGCGCCGAACGGAACGGGCGACATCGCGGGCGTCGATGAGCTCCACATCGTGTACACGCGGTTCGTGTCGATGCTGACGCAGACCCCGGAGGTGCGTCGGCTGGCGCCGATCCAGGTCAGCTTCGTCGACGAGAACTTCGACATGGGTGAGGATTTCGTGTCCGATTCGCCGACGGCGGACGTGCACGCGCAGTACGAATTCGAGCCCGACGCGAGTGTGCTGCTGGCAGCCCTGCTGCCGAAGTACATCAACACGCGTATCTACTCATCGTTGCTCGAGGCAGCGGCATCCGAGTCCGCGGCTCGGCGCACCGCAATGAAGGCAGCCACCGACAACGCCAACGAACTGGCCACTGATCTTTCCCGGCAGGCGAACTCGGTGCGGCAGGCACAGATCACCCAGGAAATCAGTGAAATCGTGGGCGGCGTGAACGCGCTGGCTGCGAGCTCGGACCGCGACTAG
- the atpD gene encoding F0F1 ATP synthase subunit beta has translation MTAAVTQDNTSRTGASTGRVVRVIGPVVDVEFPRGSIPDLFNALHAEITLTSVAKTLTLEVAQHLGDGIVRCISMQPTDGLVRSAPVTDTGKPISVPVGDVVKGHVFNALGDCLDTPGLGRDGEQWGIHRKPPSFDQLEGKTEILETGIKVIDLLTPYVKGGKIGLFGGAGVGKTVLIQEMITRIAREFSGTSVFAGVGERTREGTDLRLEMEEMGVLPDTALVFGQMDEPPGTRMRVALSALTMAEYFRDVQHQDVLLFIDNIFRFTQAGSEVSTLLGRMPSAVGYQPTLADEMGELQERITSTRGRSITSLQAIYVPADDYTDPAPATTFAHLDATTELSRPISQKGIYPAVDPLTSTSRILEASIVGDRHFAVANEVKRILQKYKELQDIIAILGMDELSEEDKVLVGRARRLEKFLGQNFIVAEKFTGQVGSVVPLEQTIDDFDRVCKGEFDHFPEQAFNSCGGLDDVEAAAKKIAGK, from the coding sequence ATGACCGCAGCTGTCACCCAAGACAACACGAGTCGGACCGGCGCGTCTACGGGACGCGTTGTCCGAGTCATCGGCCCCGTCGTGGACGTCGAGTTCCCGCGCGGATCGATCCCCGACCTGTTCAACGCCTTGCACGCCGAGATCACCCTGACCTCGGTGGCCAAGACCCTGACCCTCGAGGTCGCCCAGCACCTCGGCGACGGCATCGTCCGCTGCATCTCGATGCAGCCGACCGACGGCCTGGTCCGTAGCGCGCCGGTCACCGACACCGGCAAGCCGATCTCGGTGCCGGTCGGCGACGTCGTCAAGGGGCACGTGTTCAACGCGCTCGGCGACTGCCTCGACACCCCCGGCCTCGGCCGCGACGGTGAGCAGTGGGGCATCCACCGCAAGCCCCCGTCATTCGATCAGCTCGAGGGCAAGACCGAGATCCTGGAAACGGGCATCAAGGTCATCGACCTGCTCACCCCGTACGTGAAGGGTGGCAAGATCGGCCTGTTCGGTGGCGCCGGCGTCGGCAAGACCGTGCTCATCCAGGAGATGATCACCCGTATCGCGCGGGAGTTCTCCGGTACCTCCGTGTTCGCCGGCGTCGGCGAGCGCACCCGTGAGGGCACCGACCTGCGCCTGGAAATGGAAGAGATGGGCGTCCTCCCGGACACCGCCCTCGTCTTCGGCCAGATGGACGAGCCGCCGGGCACCCGTATGCGCGTCGCCCTCTCGGCCCTCACCATGGCCGAGTACTTCCGCGACGTGCAGCACCAGGACGTGCTGCTGTTCATCGACAACATCTTCCGGTTCACCCAGGCCGGTTCCGAGGTCTCGACCCTGCTCGGTCGCATGCCCTCGGCCGTCGGTTACCAGCCCACGCTGGCCGACGAGATGGGTGAGCTGCAGGAGCGCATCACCTCAACCCGTGGCCGGTCGATCACCTCGCTGCAGGCCATCTACGTGCCCGCCGACGACTACACCGACCCGGCCCCGGCGACCACCTTCGCCCACCTCGACGCGACGACCGAGCTTTCCCGCCCGATCTCGCAGAAGGGCATCTACCCGGCCGTCGACCCGCTGACCTCGACCTCCCGCATCCTGGAGGCCTCGATCGTCGGCGATCGGCACTTCGCCGTGGCCAACGAGGTGAAGCGAATCCTGCAGAAGTACAAGGAACTGCAGGACATCATCGCCATCCTCGGCATGGACGAGCTCTCCGAAGAGGACAAGGTCCTCGTCGGCCGCGCCCGTCGCCTGGAGAAGTTCCTCGGCCAGAACTTCATCGTGGCCGAGAAGTTCACCGGCCAGGTCGGTTCGGTGGTTCCGCTGGAGCAGACCATCGACGACTTCGACCGGGTCTGCAAGGGCGAGTTCGACCACTTCCCGGAGCAGGCGTTCAACAGCTGCGGTGGTCTCGACGATGTCGAGGCGGCCGCGAAGAAGATCGCCGGAAAGTAG
- a CDS encoding F0F1 ATP synthase subunit delta: MYAASREACARSREALRAALTGSDSVAATTGSELFAVVAVLDDQRSLRVALADVSVPGSARAELSERVFGGKVSPATQAVLTTAVAQDWSRTSDLVDTLVLLGQEALLESAADTGRLDAVEDELFRLGRIVSDNPELEQALSDRTKPAEAKRALIERLLNGKTETITLTLAEQVVARQKTAVGAAAFDELSDLAAARRDQIVAHVRAAIALSAQQRERLAASLHRIYGKPIQVHVQVDPSLLSGLVVHVGDDVIDGSAIGRLERLRRSLA, encoded by the coding sequence ATGTACGCAGCGAGCCGCGAGGCCTGCGCCCGGTCTCGGGAGGCGCTCAGGGCCGCTCTGACCGGAAGCGACAGTGTCGCGGCCACAACGGGTTCCGAATTGTTCGCCGTTGTCGCCGTGCTGGACGACCAGCGTTCGCTGCGTGTTGCGCTCGCGGACGTGTCGGTGCCGGGTTCGGCCCGTGCCGAGCTCAGCGAGCGGGTCTTCGGTGGGAAGGTCAGCCCGGCCACGCAGGCGGTGCTGACCACCGCTGTGGCCCAGGACTGGTCGCGCACCTCCGACCTGGTCGACACCCTGGTGTTGCTCGGGCAGGAGGCGTTGCTCGAGTCGGCCGCGGACACCGGCCGGCTCGACGCGGTCGAGGACGAACTGTTCCGGCTCGGCCGGATCGTCAGCGACAACCCCGAGCTGGAGCAGGCCCTTTCCGATCGGACGAAGCCGGCCGAGGCCAAGCGGGCACTGATCGAACGGCTGCTCAACGGCAAGACCGAAACCATCACCCTCACCCTGGCAGAACAGGTGGTGGCCAGGCAGAAGACGGCAGTCGGCGCCGCGGCGTTCGACGAACTGTCCGACCTGGCAGCGGCTCGTCGTGACCAGATCGTCGCGCATGTCCGCGCGGCCATCGCACTCTCGGCACAGCAGCGGGAGCGGCTCGCCGCATCGTTGCACCGTATCTACGGCAAGCCGATTCAGGTGCACGTGCAGGTCGACCCGAGTCTGCTGAGCGGGCTGGTCGTACATGTCGGCGACGACGTGATCGACGGCAGCGCGATCGGCCGACTGGAACGGCTGCGTCGGTCCCTGGCCTGA
- the atpB gene encoding F0F1 ATP synthase subunit A — protein MSDRTAGSTEPTARTRERTLSVTTLAGEFHAPSLTDFFPPALLFEGTPFELDRLMAIRLLMTGVLIVVMMLAFRNPRLIPRGLQNVAETGLVFVKEQICDEVLGKESGRKFFPLIATIFFAVLFLNFSGVIPGLNISSNARIGMPLVLAVIAYVAFNYVGIKKYGFFTYLRSSIVVPNVPPALHVLLIPIEFVSTFILRPFTLTVRLMANMLAGHIMLVLFFSATWFFLFDAVAWMKVFSPFSLLAGFAFTLFELLVIFLQAYVFALLTAVYIGLAQHADSH, from the coding sequence ATGTCCGATCGAACCGCGGGATCAACCGAACCCACGGCCCGAACACGGGAGAGAACGCTGAGCGTCACCACTTTGGCGGGCGAGTTCCACGCGCCATCGCTAACCGACTTCTTCCCTCCAGCGCTGCTGTTCGAGGGTACGCCGTTCGAACTCGATCGTTTGATGGCGATCCGGCTTCTGATGACCGGTGTCCTGATTGTCGTGATGATGCTCGCTTTTCGCAATCCGCGCCTCATCCCACGCGGGCTGCAGAACGTCGCGGAAACCGGTCTGGTCTTCGTCAAGGAGCAGATTTGCGACGAGGTTTTGGGCAAGGAATCCGGACGTAAGTTCTTCCCGCTCATCGCGACCATCTTCTTCGCGGTCCTGTTCCTGAACTTCTCCGGTGTCATTCCCGGATTGAACATCTCGTCGAACGCTCGAATCGGCATGCCGCTGGTCCTGGCCGTCATCGCGTACGTCGCCTTCAACTACGTCGGCATCAAAAAATACGGATTCTTTACGTACCTGCGCAGCAGCATCGTGGTGCCGAATGTGCCCCCTGCGCTCCACGTACTGCTGATTCCGATCGAGTTCGTCTCGACCTTCATCCTGCGTCCGTTCACGCTGACCGTCCGACTCATGGCGAACATGCTGGCCGGACATATCATGTTGGTGCTGTTCTTCAGTGCTACCTGGTTCTTCTTGTTCGACGCCGTCGCGTGGATGAAAGTGTTCTCGCCCTTCTCGCTCCTCGCGGGATTCGCGTTCACTCTCTTCGAGCTGTTGGTCATCTTCCTGCAGGCCTATGTGTTTGCGCTGCTGACCGCCGTGTACATCGGACTCGCACAACACGCAGATTCACACTGA
- a CDS encoding ATP synthase F0 subunit C, with protein MSLAYLAQEAATTSDKIKGYGAIGYGLAAIGPGIGVGIVVGKAIEGIARQPELQGTIRTNMFLGIAFTEALALIGLVAGFIF; from the coding sequence ATGAGCCTCGCGTACCTGGCCCAGGAAGCCGCAACCACCTCTGACAAGATCAAGGGCTACGGCGCCATCGGCTACGGTCTGGCGGCAATCGGCCCGGGCATCGGCGTCGGCATCGTCGTCGGTAAGGCCATCGAAGGCATCGCCCGTCAGCCCGAGCTGCAGGGCACCATCCGGACCAACATGTTCCTCGGCATCGCGTTCACCGAGGCGCTTGCCCTGATCGGCCTCGTCGCCGGCTTCATCTTCTGA